One Ricinus communis isolate WT05 ecotype wild-type chromosome 2, ASM1957865v1, whole genome shotgun sequence DNA segment encodes these proteins:
- the LOC8283252 gene encoding 4-O-methyl-glucuronoyl methylesterase 1: MAKMNAALASILLLAFLCSYAEAFSWASCACGPCAPGCKPEKIQLGGPNSRYCLCQCNCNPYYNPPDTPPSVPSIPPPSTVPTNPPPKAFPRPTPIPTPPKSSPQPPVNPPPNSPQPPSFQYPRKPQPPPSDDFGGFDVFGCVNIMESLGRCLSEIGNLFGFSSHGLDADCCGVFNHFVRSCADGDSDMLPSEVMQYCEHH, encoded by the coding sequence ATGGCCAAGATGAATGCTGCTTTAGCTTCAATCCTCCTGCTGGCTTTCTTATGTTCATATGCTGAAGCATTTTCATGGGCATCATGTGCTTGTGGACCATGTGCTCCTGGCTGCAAACCTGAGAAGATTCAACTTGGCGGACCGAATTCAAGATATTGTCTTTGCCAATGCAATTGTAACCCTTATTACAATCCACCAGACACCCCACCTTCCGTTCCCAGTATTCCACCACCAAGCACTGTCCCAACAAACCCACCGCCAAAGGCTTTCCCAAGACCAACACCGATCCCGACTCCACCAAAATCATCACCCCAGCCGCCTGTTAACCCACCACCAAACTCACCGCAGCCTCCTTCTTTCCAGTACCCAAGGAAACCTCAGCCACCACCCAGTGATGACTTCGGTGGGTTCGACGTTTTCGGTTGTGTGAATATTATGGAATCTCTAGGTAGGTGTCTGTCAGAGATTGGAAACTTGTTTGGTTTTTCAAGTCATGGTCTGGATGCAGATTGCTGCGGtgtttttaatcattttgttAGGTCCTGTGCGGATGGAGACAGTGACATGCTCCCTTCTGAAGTCATGCAATACTGCGAACATCATTGA
- the LOC8283251 gene encoding UDP-glycosyltransferase 88F3 isoform X2, producing the protein MQDTIVLYPSSGIGHVISMVELGKLILRHYNHHFSITILLFTADLCHTSAITSYINAISQAYPSISFRRFPRVFVDTTPTRSNPAMAFEAILLNKPYVLDSLQEISKVNTFEDLETKAIKTIADGVCVPDAPTPPTYYIGPLIAGDSRHEAQHDCLSWLDRQPRNSVVFLCFGSRGSFSRQQLKEIANGLERSGQRFLWVVKNLPEDERSKTTEDMGDFDLESILPEGFLNRVKEKAMVVKSWAPQVAVLNHKSVGGFVTHCGWNSVLEAVVAGVPMVAWPLYAEQHLNRNILVEDMKMAIQVEQRDDDDGFVTGDELEVRVRELMESEKGKEMRQKSWMMRQRSLDSWLESGSSIRALGKLVEPWKKIC; encoded by the exons ATGCAAGACACGATAGTCCTTTACCCATCTTCAGGCATTGGGCATGTAATCTCCATGGTAGAACTAGGCAAGCTTATTCTCCGCCATTATAACCACCACTTCTCCATAACTATCCTCCTCTTCACCGCTGATCTCTGTCACACATCAGCCATCACCTCTTACATCAACGCCATCTCTCAAGCCTACCCTTCTATCTCCTTCCGTCGTTTCCCTCGTGTTTTCGTCGACACAACTCCTACTCGCAGCAACCCCGCCATGGCCTTTGAGGCTATTCTCCTTAACAAGCCCTATGTTCTTGATTCTCTCCAAGAGATCTCTAAAG TTAACACTTTTGAGGATCTTGAGACAAAAGCTATCAAGACAATTGCAGATGGCGTTTGTGTTCCTGATGCACCAACTCCACCTACTTACTATATCGGACCTTTGATCGCCGGTGACAGTAGACATGAAGCTCAACACGACTGCCTATCATGGCTTGACAGGCAACCAAGAAACAGCGTGgtctttttatgttttggaAGCCGGGGTTCTTTCTCCAGACAACAGCTTAAGGAAATAGCTAACGGATTAGAGAGAAGTGGACAAAGATTCTTGTGGGTAGTGAAGAATCTGCCTGAAGATGAGAGATCCAAGACGACTGAGGATATGGGTGACTTTGACTTGGAAAGTATACTGCCTGAAGGATTCTTGAACAGAGTCAAAGAGAAAGCAATGGTGGTGAAATCATGGGCACCACAAGTTGCAGTACTGAATCACAAGTCAGTCGGTGGGTTTGTTACTCATTGTGGGTGGAACTCAGTGCTGGAAGCGGTGGTTGCTGGTGTGCCAATGGTGGCGTGGCCACTGTACGCGGAGCAACACCTGAACAGGAACATACTGGTGGAGGATATGAAGATGGCAATCCAAGTAGAGCAAAGAGACGATGATGATGGATTCGTAACTGGAGATGAGCTGGAGGTGAGAGTCAGAGAGCTGATGGAGTCAgagaaagggaaagaaatgAGACAGAAGAGTTGGATGATGAGACAGAGGAGTTTGGACTCTTGGTTGGAGTCTGGTTCTTCCATTAGAGCTCTGGGTAAGTTGGTTGAGCCGTGGAAGAAAATTTGTTAG
- the LOC8283251 gene encoding UDP-glycosyltransferase 88F4 isoform X3 produces MQDTIVLYPSSGIGHVISMVELGKLILRHYNHHFSITILLFTADLCHTSAITSYINAISQAYPSISFRRFPRVFVDTTPTRSNPAMAFEAILLNKPYVLDSLQEISKDGVCVPDAPTPPTYYIGPLIAGDSRHEAQHDCLSWLDRQPRNSVVFLCFGSRGSFSRQQLKEIANGLERSGQRFLWVVKNLPEDERSKTTEDMGDFDLESILPEGFLNRVKEKAMVVKSWAPQVAVLNHKSVGGFVTHCGWNSVLEAVVAGVPMVAWPLYAEQHLNRNILVEDMKMAIQVEQRDDDDGFVTGDELEVRVRELMESEKGKEMRQKSWMMRQRSLDSWLESGSSIRALGKLVEPWKKIC; encoded by the exons ATGCAAGACACGATAGTCCTTTACCCATCTTCAGGCATTGGGCATGTAATCTCCATGGTAGAACTAGGCAAGCTTATTCTCCGCCATTATAACCACCACTTCTCCATAACTATCCTCCTCTTCACCGCTGATCTCTGTCACACATCAGCCATCACCTCTTACATCAACGCCATCTCTCAAGCCTACCCTTCTATCTCCTTCCGTCGTTTCCCTCGTGTTTTCGTCGACACAACTCCTACTCGCAGCAACCCCGCCATGGCCTTTGAGGCTATTCTCCTTAACAAGCCCTATGTTCTTGATTCTCTCCAAGAGATCTCTAAAG ATGGCGTTTGTGTTCCTGATGCACCAACTCCACCTACTTACTATATCGGACCTTTGATCGCCGGTGACAGTAGACATGAAGCTCAACACGACTGCCTATCATGGCTTGACAGGCAACCAAGAAACAGCGTGgtctttttatgttttggaAGCCGGGGTTCTTTCTCCAGACAACAGCTTAAGGAAATAGCTAACGGATTAGAGAGAAGTGGACAAAGATTCTTGTGGGTAGTGAAGAATCTGCCTGAAGATGAGAGATCCAAGACGACTGAGGATATGGGTGACTTTGACTTGGAAAGTATACTGCCTGAAGGATTCTTGAACAGAGTCAAAGAGAAAGCAATGGTGGTGAAATCATGGGCACCACAAGTTGCAGTACTGAATCACAAGTCAGTCGGTGGGTTTGTTACTCATTGTGGGTGGAACTCAGTGCTGGAAGCGGTGGTTGCTGGTGTGCCAATGGTGGCGTGGCCACTGTACGCGGAGCAACACCTGAACAGGAACATACTGGTGGAGGATATGAAGATGGCAATCCAAGTAGAGCAAAGAGACGATGATGATGGATTCGTAACTGGAGATGAGCTGGAGGTGAGAGTCAGAGAGCTGATGGAGTCAgagaaagggaaagaaatgAGACAGAAGAGTTGGATGATGAGACAGAGGAGTTTGGACTCTTGGTTGGAGTCTGGTTCTTCCATTAGAGCTCTGGGTAAGTTGGTTGAGCCGTGGAAGAAAATTTGTTAG
- the LOC8283251 gene encoding UDP-glycosyltransferase 88F3 isoform X1, with product MQDTIVLYPSSGIGHVISMVELGKLILRHYNHHFSITILLFTADLCHTSAITSYINAISQAYPSISFRRFPRVFVDTTPTRSNPAMAFEAILLNKPYVLDSLQEISKGNNVRAFIIDIFCGSALSIGKDLKIPTYYFFTSGAACLGAFLYFPRIHEQHTESFKDLVNTVLDFPGMPPLKAVHFPEPMLDRNDPAYHDMVYFCSNLAKADGIIVNTFEDLETKAIKTIADGVCVPDAPTPPTYYIGPLIAGDSRHEAQHDCLSWLDRQPRNSVVFLCFGSRGSFSRQQLKEIANGLERSGQRFLWVVKNLPEDERSKTTEDMGDFDLESILPEGFLNRVKEKAMVVKSWAPQVAVLNHKSVGGFVTHCGWNSVLEAVVAGVPMVAWPLYAEQHLNRNILVEDMKMAIQVEQRDDDDGFVTGDELEVRVRELMESEKGKEMRQKSWMMRQRSLDSWLESGSSIRALGKLVEPWKKIC from the coding sequence ATGCAAGACACGATAGTCCTTTACCCATCTTCAGGCATTGGGCATGTAATCTCCATGGTAGAACTAGGCAAGCTTATTCTCCGCCATTATAACCACCACTTCTCCATAACTATCCTCCTCTTCACCGCTGATCTCTGTCACACATCAGCCATCACCTCTTACATCAACGCCATCTCTCAAGCCTACCCTTCTATCTCCTTCCGTCGTTTCCCTCGTGTTTTCGTCGACACAACTCCTACTCGCAGCAACCCCGCCATGGCCTTTGAGGCTATTCTCCTTAACAAGCCCTATGTTCTTGATTCTCTCCAAGAGATCTCTAAAGGTAACAACGTTCGTGCctttattattgatatattttgtGGTTCTGCTCTTTCTATAGGGAAAGATCTCAAGATCCCTACTTACTATTTCTTTACTTCTGGTGCTGCTTGTCTCGGGGCTTTCTTGTATTTTCCGAGAATCCATGAACAGCATACAGAAAGTTTTAAAGATCTCGTAAACACTGTTCTTGATTTCCCCGGAATGCCACCTTTAAAAGCTGTTCATTTTCCTGAACCTATGCTTGATAGAAATGATCCTGCTTATCATGACATGGTATATTTCTGTTCTAATCTTGCAAAAGCTGATGGTATTATAGTTAACACTTTTGAGGATCTTGAGACAAAAGCTATCAAGACAATTGCAGATGGCGTTTGTGTTCCTGATGCACCAACTCCACCTACTTACTATATCGGACCTTTGATCGCCGGTGACAGTAGACATGAAGCTCAACACGACTGCCTATCATGGCTTGACAGGCAACCAAGAAACAGCGTGgtctttttatgttttggaAGCCGGGGTTCTTTCTCCAGACAACAGCTTAAGGAAATAGCTAACGGATTAGAGAGAAGTGGACAAAGATTCTTGTGGGTAGTGAAGAATCTGCCTGAAGATGAGAGATCCAAGACGACTGAGGATATGGGTGACTTTGACTTGGAAAGTATACTGCCTGAAGGATTCTTGAACAGAGTCAAAGAGAAAGCAATGGTGGTGAAATCATGGGCACCACAAGTTGCAGTACTGAATCACAAGTCAGTCGGTGGGTTTGTTACTCATTGTGGGTGGAACTCAGTGCTGGAAGCGGTGGTTGCTGGTGTGCCAATGGTGGCGTGGCCACTGTACGCGGAGCAACACCTGAACAGGAACATACTGGTGGAGGATATGAAGATGGCAATCCAAGTAGAGCAAAGAGACGATGATGATGGATTCGTAACTGGAGATGAGCTGGAGGTGAGAGTCAGAGAGCTGATGGAGTCAgagaaagggaaagaaatgAGACAGAAGAGTTGGATGATGAGACAGAGGAGTTTGGACTCTTGGTTGGAGTCTGGTTCTTCCATTAGAGCTCTGGGTAAGTTGGTTGAGCCGTGGAAGAAAATTTGTTAG